A region of Allocoleopsis franciscana PCC 7113 DNA encodes the following proteins:
- a CDS encoding putative 2-dehydropantoate 2-reductase, translating to MISTTPKGDRRYAILGTGALGGYYGACLQRVGLEVHFLLHRDYQHVREQGLVIESADGDFTLPVVNAYDDVAQMPACDVVIVALKTTQNHLLSDMLPPVVKDDGVVLVLQNGMGIEQEVAQLVGSKRVMGGLCFLCSNKVEPGHIHHLDYKQITLGEYLPDYQPGGLTQRMRQIADDFERASIPITLAEDLLLARWQKLVWNIPYNGLSVVLDATTNELMADNSTRSLVEQLMGEVLAGASATGRKISDRFIQTMLDYTEKMTPYRTSMKIDYDERRPLEVEAIVGNPLRVATAAGTDLPLISMLYRQLKFLDMQNRRFNTD from the coding sequence ATGATTTCTACGACTCCTAAAGGCGATCGCCGTTATGCCATCCTGGGGACGGGGGCGTTAGGTGGGTACTACGGTGCTTGCCTGCAACGAGTAGGCTTAGAGGTTCACTTCCTGCTACATCGCGATTACCAACACGTTAGAGAGCAGGGTTTAGTGATTGAGTCAGCCGATGGGGACTTCACTCTCCCCGTCGTCAATGCTTATGATGATGTTGCCCAAATGCCAGCTTGTGATGTGGTGATTGTGGCACTTAAAACCACACAAAATCACTTACTATCTGACATGCTGCCGCCTGTCGTCAAAGACGACGGTGTTGTTTTAGTGCTGCAAAATGGCATGGGGATAGAACAGGAAGTCGCCCAACTTGTTGGCTCAAAACGGGTGATGGGGGGTTTGTGTTTTCTCTGTTCCAATAAAGTGGAGCCAGGACATATCCACCACCTGGATTACAAACAAATTACCTTGGGCGAATATCTTCCAGACTATCAACCCGGTGGCTTAACACAGCGGATGCGTCAGATTGCCGATGATTTTGAGCGTGCAAGTATCCCCATCACGTTGGCGGAAGACTTGCTGTTGGCTCGTTGGCAGAAATTGGTGTGGAATATTCCCTACAATGGGCTTTCTGTGGTACTGGATGCAACAACGAATGAACTGATGGCAGATAATTCTACGCGATCGCTCGTTGAACAGCTCATGGGAGAAGTGCTTGCCGGTGCGTCGGCTACGGGTCGTAAGATTAGCGATCGCTTTATTCAAACGATGCTCGATTATACAGAAAAAATGACCCCGTATCGTACCAGCATGAAAATTGACTATGACGAAAGGCGTCCCTTAGAAGTAGAGGCAATTGTGGGTAATCCCTTACGGGTTGCCACAGCCGCCGGTACTGATTTGCCGCTTATTTCGATGCTTTACCGTCAGCTCAAGTTTTTGGATATGCAAAATCGTCGCTTCAATACCGATTAG
- a CDS encoding pentapeptide repeat-containing protein, with the protein MTLDFSGQNLRGRSFKGRKDLVGANFSYADIRGADFTNALLVEANFSQAQAGREPGWAIILLGVSLLLSALSGGASAWVGVITAGALTHPEPIQLLAGVIVLMTLAVFMTITLRQGLAIASSILVVVGVTAGAALGTLGAGTVVVSALVAAALAFAIALVASAAGAGAGAGSAVVVAGAAATAAGMSVAITSSETTAVAGSVAAAVAVAVAMAAAGLSASVSWKAFAGDPKYTFLRQLTITFAAIGGTRFREANLTDADFTQATLESTNFRGANLTRTCWFQAQKLSLACVGGTYLQNEQVRQLVVTGEGQNQNFDHCLLRGINLRGANLVEASFVGADLSEANLQSANLSKAKLTQAHLDGADLTGARLVAACIEDWGITNETKFDKVQHEYVFRRLGQKRRPKPDTPPPI; encoded by the coding sequence ATGACTTTGGACTTCTCCGGTCAAAATCTGCGCGGCCGATCTTTCAAAGGACGGAAAGACCTGGTCGGTGCCAACTTTAGCTACGCTGATATCCGAGGAGCCGATTTTACCAACGCCCTGCTCGTGGAGGCTAACTTTAGTCAGGCACAAGCGGGACGCGAACCGGGTTGGGCCATTATTTTACTCGGCGTGTCCTTATTGCTATCGGCTCTATCCGGAGGGGCTTCCGCTTGGGTAGGGGTGATTACAGCAGGCGCGTTAACTCATCCAGAACCCATTCAACTTCTGGCGGGTGTCATTGTCTTAATGACGTTAGCGGTTTTCATGACTATTACCCTCCGCCAAGGTTTAGCGATCGCCAGCTCAATACTAGTCGTAGTAGGGGTGACAGCAGGAGCTGCTTTAGGAACCTTGGGGGCGGGGACTGTTGTTGTCTCCGCCTTGGTTGCCGCTGCTCTTGCTTTTGCGATCGCCCTGGTGGCATCAGCGGCTGGAGCGGGTGCTGGCGCGGGTTCGGCTGTGGTTGTCGCAGGCGCAGCTGCCACGGCAGCGGGTATGAGTGTGGCGATCACGTCTTCTGAAACAACCGCCGTCGCGGGAAGTGTAGCGGCGGCTGTGGCTGTGGCTGTAGCCATGGCTGCCGCTGGATTGTCGGCTTCTGTGAGCTGGAAAGCCTTTGCGGGAGACCCTAAATATACATTCCTTCGCCAACTCACGATTACCTTTGCCGCGATTGGTGGTACTCGTTTTCGAGAAGCCAATTTAACGGATGCCGATTTCACGCAAGCTACCCTCGAAAGCACCAATTTTAGAGGGGCGAATCTGACTCGTACCTGTTGGTTCCAAGCTCAAAAGCTATCCCTGGCTTGTGTGGGAGGGACTTATTTACAAAATGAACAAGTACGGCAGTTGGTGGTTACAGGAGAAGGACAAAATCAAAACTTCGACCATTGCTTGCTACGAGGCATTAATTTGCGGGGAGCCAACTTAGTCGAAGCTAGTTTTGTGGGTGCCGATCTCAGTGAAGCCAATTTACAGTCAGCCAATTTATCCAAAGCCAAGCTCACGCAAGCGCACTTAGATGGAGCTGATTTAACCGGAGCTCGTCTTGTCGCAGCCTGTATTGAAGACTGGGGCATTACAAATGAGACGAAGTTTGATAAAGTCCAGCATGAATATGTCTTTAGGCGACTTGGACAAAAAAGACGACCTAAACCCGATACTCCCCCACCCATTTGA